ATGCGTGGCCTTGAGCACgctggcgatggcggcctCGTGCTCCTCCCCGCCGAATGGCACGTCCATGctcttggcgaggtcgaacGGCCCGACGAACAGGACCTGTTGTCAGCAGGGAGGTTGGGAAgatggggtggggggggggggggggggggaggaggatgggcCACTGCGACTTACGTCAATGTCCTTTGTGGCTGCGATAGCTTGGACGTTTTCAACACCGGCCGCGCTCTCAATCTGCACGATCGTCACGAGGTTGGCATTGCACTCGGCCTCATAAGTCGCCTCTGGAACACCGAAGATCTGCTGCGTGAACGGGCTACCACACCCGCGGGTGCCCTGCGGCGCGTACTTGGACGCGCTGGCGATACGTGCCGCCTGCTCGCCGTCATGACACATCGGGACCATGATACCGTGTGCGCCACTGTCGAGCGCCCGCTTGATCATCCacggctcgtcggccgGGATACGGATGATGGGCGAGATACCCTCGGCCGTGATGTGCTGGTTGAGCTGGGTTCAGTGTGTACCCTTTACAAAGATGCGCTTACATCGTAGTagtcggcgtcggtgatggcgccgtgctcggcgtcgatgaggaTCCAGTTGAAGCCTGGGATCGTCGCGATCGTCTTGGCCAACTGGCCGCCGGGCATGGTGAGCCACATACCAATAccggcctcgccgcgatCAAGGGCGTTCTTGAGGTATGTGCGCTTGgccatggcggcggtggggtgggaggtggtCATTGTGATGTCTGGTTGTGGGAGAGTTGTTTGTTCGAGTTGTTCGAAATCAGCTGAATGTAGCAGCTGCTCATCGTGGCGCGCCCATATATCTGATATCGAGTGGGCACGTAACCTCAGCCACTCAGCATAGCCGATACATGGTGTTAGGAGAGATGGACAGCTCAGCGACAGCCCAGGACACGGACAGCCCGGTTATCGGGAATCGTGTCTCACATCAGCAACATGATAACATTCATGGAACACTGTGTATGCAGACAACGCTTCCAGGCCGGGACTTGCCGAGGTCGGGAATCGCAAATACATGTTCGTGTAGGGAGGGAGCGGTGTCGAGACGTTATCAATCATCGGCTCTGACCGATCACCCAAGGAAGGACTCGTGTTGTGAGGATTGCAAGATTGCAAGAGTCAGCTGAGCCGGAGATCATCGGTGGAGCCGGGGATCATCGGTACAGTCTGGAATGTAGCAGCAACAGACTGAGTCTTGAGTCTCGATTGGGCCCACTCATCGACCTCACAGGCCAACTTGGCGACGGCCGAGATCTCGGCCACTCCGCAGGAATGTCGATAGCACCCAACCAGGCGACACCGTTCCCGCGATGAGCTCACCGCGTGACCAGCCTGCTGGCCACCGCTGCTGTTCATCTCAGCTGATTGACGATACCAGCTGCGAGGATAGATAATCTGTCGTACCCAGGCCCCTTCCTaaccctcctcccccccaaACCCACCCATCATGAACCGCCTACAATGCCCCGACCCACGGGTAGTCTCCATCGCCGACCTGCAGCGCGAAGGAACTAGGAAACTCGGCAAGATGTACGGCGAGTACTACAACGAGGGCTCGATGGACCTTATCACGTACGGTTGACGTGAACGCACTGACAGGAGGCTAAATGACAATTCGGCTGCTTTTGACCGCGTACGCCTGCGTCCGCGGGTATGTGTCGACGTCTCCGCGGTCGACATGAGCACCGAGTGTTTCGGGACCCAAGTGTCCATGCCGCTGGGTTTTTCGCCGGCCGCGTTTCATGCCCTCGCCCATCCCAGCGGCGAGGTTGGGACGTCGCGGGCAGCAGCCAAGGCCGGGATCAACATGGTCCTCTCGACTTACGCCACTGCTTCAGTCAGTGACGTGACGGCCCAAGGGAGGGGGAACGCGTACGGGATGCAGCTGAGCATGGTGGTGGACTGGGactccaacctccacatTGTGCGTAATGCCGAGCGGGCGGGATGTCGCGCCTTGGTCCTCACTGTCGACTGCGCGTGCCTCGGTCGCAGACTCAACGAGTACCGCAACGAGTTCTGTCTCCCCCCAACCTTGCAGTTACCCAACCTCCCGCCCGGGGTGGACGTACACAACCCCGTAGCTGGGAACGACCCGCGTTCGAGCTACGACAACGCCTTCACCTGGGACAAGGTCAAGCGTCTCATCGCGTCCACCTCCATGCCCGTCTATCTCAAAGGCAGTGAGTATTGTCCTTGTCCCGAAGAATGCTCAAGGTAGTTTtgacggccgaggacgcgatcCTGGCCGCCAATGCCGGGGCCACTGGAGTAATTGTTTCCAACCACGGGggccgccagctcgacggGGCGCTTGCGACGTTTGACGCGCTTGAAGGCGTCGCGAATGCCGTCAAGGGCCGGATCGAGGTGCACCTCGACGGTGGGATTCGGCGAGGCTCAGATATCTTCAAGGCTATCGCACTGGGTGCCGACCACTGCTGGGTTGGAAGGGTGCCCATCTGGGGTCTCGCGTatgatggcgaggacggggtATCTCTCGGCCTCAAGATCCTCCGCGACGAACTCCTCATTACGATGAGCCTGTGTGGGTGCCGCACCCTCAAGGATATTCGGAGGAGCCACCTTGCAAGGATGCAGGCGGACGGGACGTGGGCTGCGCTTGCTGATTTCCGGCGCTCCGAACTGGCAGTATTGCGCGAGACTGAACAAGTAGCCAAGCTTTAGATGACAATGGACTTGGTATGTATTGTTGTCAAGGTTGACTGAGATCCCGAACGCTGCCATGTGTGGGCCTGAGGGACGGAGACATCGTTCTCCATCACCTGCTGTCCTGCCTGCACCAGTTTGGAGaccatcctcatcgtcctGAGAGACTTTCCAACCCTCGCGCGTGAGCGGTACTCGGCGCTCCACCCCTTCCGGTTGCCCAAGCGACATCAGCCTCTCTCCCTCGGCTGGCGACCCATCAAACACCGCCGTGACAAGGACCGCCgtgtcaagctcgacacgTGGCACATTATCACTCCCAGGAAGGAGCCAGAGGACGTCGGTCCCTACTCTCTGGCGAAGCGGCGCTTGTGACGTGTAGGATCCGGATACCCTCTTCTACCTGTGTGACATGCTTGTGGGAGAAAGCCGGCGCAAACCGTGTGCCGCCGGGTGTGGCACGCGGTCGACACAGTGGAAGAGCAGAGCGAAGAACAGCGACTGCATGCCGTACACCACGTTAGCGCTGCGCGCTCCGTATCCCCCGTCCCCTGCTTGAACAGCTCGTAGTAGTGGACCAACGCAGACGTTGGGATGTCTGCCGTCATCACCTCCGAACGTCCGCTTCGAAAAGGCGTACACTTCTGCCCCGAcgccaccttcctcctcttctgcTCTGGTTCGTTCGTCGACTCATTGCTCAATAGTCTTCGTTGGGGATCGCCTGgggcggagaaggagcaCACCGCGCGAGAGGCCACGCACAATGTTCGTGGCGCTACCTCGGCAATGCCGTGGCCGGGAGTGTAATGTGGGCCTTCTGAATGGCCAGGCGGTAAAACAGACGTCATGACGCACACAGAAGTACGCACACAGAACTGAGCAGGAATGTGCGCGGTAAGACACGAGATGTACTCAGTACGTACAGGAAATGGCAATAGAGCTTCATCCTAATACAAGACAACCAAACTACTGTGCTATAGCTCACATGTCACCGTTCCCCGTGTCACCATTCGTCATCTGCAACTCTGCGTCCCACACCATTTAAGCCCTCTGGAGGTGGAAGTCCTGCTGGAGCTCGTGGACCATGCGGTTCTCCAGGCCAGCGGGCGCCTGGTAGTCCTTGGGGATGGGCTTAAAGTCGACAATGAGGTTGTCCTTGACAGCAAAGACAGAGTCGTCCTTGAGATAGTCGGATTGGCGGTCAAAGATCTGGGTGACCAGAGTGCGGTGGCCAGGGGCCTCGATCCAGAAGTGGATGTGAGCGGGACGGTACGGGTGGCGGTCGAgcagcttgaggagcttgcccGCAGAGAAGTCGTACGGGATCGGGTAGGGGGTGGGCTTGAGGCAGACCGTGTCGTACCGCCCGTTCTCGTCGGTGCGGAAGCGCCCGCGGCAGTGGTACTCGGGCTTCTCGGGGGTCTGGGCGTCGTACAGCCCGTCGGGCGCGTCGTGCCagatgtcgacgagggcgttggGCAAGGgcttgccgtcggcgtcatgGATGGTGCCGAACAAGTGGGTGTAGGGGGCACCCTCCTCGGCTTGGCGGATGATGGTGGTGCCGTTCTCCTGCACGGGAACGCCAGCACGGTAGAATGGGCCGAGGATGGCCGAGAAAgtcgcgtcctcgttgtCAGGGAGACCCTTGCGCTGGGAACGCGTCTGGTCGAGCGTGTTGACAAGCGactcgatgccgaggatgTCGGTGACAAGGACAACCTCGTTACGCTTGTCGCTCGACACCTggccggcctcgacgagaaggtTGCACGCAGCAAGCCACTCCTCGGTCGTAACGTCCGCCTCGATAAGGAACTCGTGGACTTTGCGGATGAGGATTGGCAtcgcctccttgacgcgGGGCGAGGCCTTGTCACCGGTGGCCTTGATGCTGTGTGTCAGCGCCAGTCAGGCGTGTGGGCCGAAAAAAACAAGGACGACTTACACAAGATCGGTGTAGGCAGAGAAGTCAAAGTTGGACATGGTGGATAATGTAAGTGGGATATGGTGTAGAGAGATCAAGTAGGGAGCTTATATACAAGGCAGCTGTCGGCGCTGCTTGCTGAGAACAAAGGACAACTATGCCGGGAGGGCCGAGGGGCCGCGGGCTTGATTGCGTACAACCTGTACAGCCTGTACAACAGTTGGTGTGGGACCCCACGCGGGCACCAACATTCAAGTAGATGTAGGAACCGCCCAGCAAATACTTGCGGCGACCTGCGGTGCCTGTATTCTCTCTGGTGGGTCGGAGGGTCGGGACGAACTGCCTTGGGATCGGGACTCCCGATCCGACCCAACCTCCTAATTGTGCCTCTGCTGGACCAACATTTTCGATATTCCTTCAACTTGGTTCCTGGGTCGAAATCGCCGGCTGCGTTGAGCTGGATAATGTCTCGGGCGGACTGTGGATTGTGTCACCTATTCGTACCGCAACTCGTCCGCCCGAGTTGGGCGTGTGTGTGTTCCGTATGTCAGCTCTTCTGGGCGCCGATGACAGGCAAGTAGGCCGACTTGTCCCCAGTGTCTCAATAGGCCAGTTCGCAGTGATCGCAGAAAGAAAGTGGAGGCGCATACATGCCTGCGTGCGGAACTGTAAACATGTGAGGCGCCGTGTCATCAGAGAGGATGGGCATGAGAAGATCGAAGCAGGTAGGAGCGACGTGATAGGCAGAGGAAGATGCAGGCCACAGAACAAACTCCAAGCCACCAGCATCTGCTTTTAGACAGAAGATTGCTGGTTGACTAGACGCCACTGCCACTGTCACTGCCAATCTTGTGAGCTTGAAACAAATATCAACGATCGCAGTACACCGATTCACCGAATGCCTAATGCCGATCCCCACGTGGCTCCGCCACACTTCCTCTCAAGTCGAGCCCACCGTGATCGAATCCAAGTTTGACCGGCTCTCGGGTACCGGTGTCTGCTGGCCCCAAATCCACGTTTTGGAGGTACTGCGCTCAGGACCCTCCTGTAGAGTATTCTGCATCCTGCATGGTTCTGCAGCCGTTCTCGCCTGTCTACGTCAAGGTCTCCGAGTCAATGAAGGGTGGCGTGTTAAGCGGCCCAGCTCTTTCTATTGGCCAAGGAAATCCATTACAGATGTAATGGCCACCCAAAGCCTAACCGAGTTGCACTTTCCCCACCTCCAAACGGGAGAGCACAGTCTCAATCATATGCTCAAATGCCACATGACGGCGGAAAACTGGGTTGTGGTGCGGCCCTGCGGCCCAACGGAGAACACAGCAGTCACTCCGCCGAAAGAGGAGTGGAGCGCATGAATGGTTGACTGAGCCGAGAGATGCGGGGATTATTTACGTGTCCTGTACATCTCCTCTCCACATCTCCCTTACACACAGATCACATCACCCATTCACTTTCAATCTTCCTCCGCACACCATCCACAACCCCCGCCGCGGAGAACATCGGCACCACCATCGCCGACCCATGGCCCCTCCCCGACAAGGCCAGTCGTCGGCCATGTACAAGTATCTTCAAGATGATAGCAACCAAACACCGCTCAGTTAGTCCCTCAGTTCTCTCTCGATTAACCACCGAGCTGACGCCGAGCACTTATGACGACAACTGTTGGCTGTCTCATGTCTCACTCTCTCCATGCTGTCTCGCACCGACtcacccacctcgtcctgcTCCCTGCCTCCTTGGACGTACAGAAAAAGTGAAATGCCAGAGGGTGAGTAGCTGTCTCAGATGTCTGACAAATGACTAGCAAGCCGCCCACCTGCTGACGTCTAGGCGTGCAAGTTCTGTCGCAAAAGCCACACGACCTGTGAAGACACACGGCCATGTCAGAGATGGTGAGTCGCACGAGGCCAGGCAAGGCGAGGTCTGGTCAATGCTAATGATAGTATCAAACGTGACATCGCACATTTGTGTCTACAGGACGAGGCAGACCAACTCGCGCAGCAGGCTgcccagcagcagcaacaacaactTGCGGCGGCAACAGCGGTTGACAAAAGCAACCCGGCCAAGTCGACAATTCCGGCCAAGAGGAGAGGCTACTCATTCGAGGCCAATGAGCGGCCACCACCAGATCGGCGCACCAGTCTCCCTCAAGGGCCAGGTGGAGGCAACGCGACGCCCCAATTCCTCGACGGTTCGTCCGCAGGCCCAGCTGGGCCAAGCGGGAGCAGCCAGACAGGTATGTCGGTGCAGACACCGTCGCCGAACCACCCACCCCCTGGCACGGACATGGTGTCCAATGTGTCACTGCCGAGCATGATACAATCGCCTCAGGACTCTTTCCGGTCTGGGCCAATGTCGGGGTTCGACCAGGAGATGGCGAGCCCATTGAGCACGACGGGCCGGATACCGCAGTGGTATGATCCGGCGTTCCAGACCGACCAGGGTGCGCAGCAACAGCCCGCTCCCGTCCCTCAAGCATCGGTAGCACCCGAGGGCTTCTCGTGGTCAGCGCTTGTCGACGGCCTCATCAACCCGCTGCAACCCCAGTCACCATCAGGCGAGTTTGCATGGCTCAATGCCAACACGGCCAACACACCAAACGGGCGGGGATTGCAGCCAAACTCGAGCGCCATGGGCCCTGGCATGTCCGCTTCGCCGGCCAACTCGGGACTCAAGAATGAGTCGCCCATGAGCCCAGATGTGCTCAACAGCGATGGCCCAGTGATGCCGTACAACTATACATTTGGGTACTCGCGCTTAAAGAGCTGGGCCAACTCGATGGCAGAACCCGTCAAGGTGCGCGTCAATGCTGCGACTGACAAGTTCAAACCGATCTTGCACTCGTGCTTGTCGCAGTACAGCGAAGAGCAGATAAtcagcgtcgaggtccaGTTCCTTGCGTTTGTGCGCAACTGGGCGACCTTTTGCGATACCATTCCCGCACCGGCGTGTATTTGGAGGCGAACAGGCGAGATTTACGCGGCCAACAGACGCATGCTCGCACTCATGGACATGTCACCTCAGTCGTTCCATCCGGGCAAGAGTACCCTATACAACGTGAGGCGATGGAACTGTCAGAAGCTAACCTCAGGCCCTGGACCCGATGTCCTTTATGGAATACTGGGAGGACTACGGAGGGCAAGTGTTGCACCACCTTTCGGACCGGTCCAACTTTGACACTGTTGTTCCCGTGGCAATGGCGAACCGACCTGGGGAGAAGACGCACCTCCTGATATCCAACATGGTGTTTGATACAATCGGGCTCCCTCTTGTGGCCACGGCCGTGCTCACCCCACTGCGCCCGCCAACCCGCCCGCCGGCCGAGCCCACCATTGATGTGCAGGTAGGTGGCACGCAGCTCAATCCGGTGATCCGTCCCATCTCGCTGTCGTCCCTGCGCTACATGTGGATGGTGTAGGGGGTTCCACCACGCAGCGGTAGGGACGTACGGAGGTTGGTCACCCTTGCTGCCGACGAGCCGCGCTGACTGCAGATGAACTCATGACTTGATGTGGAGCGGAGATAGCATATCCCGGACGCACGAAGGGATGTACATTCCTAAACGCTGGCCTAGAGCTGCGTTGTGTATTTTGTAACTTGGCACTTGTCACTTGTCATGCCAGCGCATATAAACTGTTCATCAAAATAGCAAGGGTTGCTCCAGAGACTGACTGGCGAACTGGCGACTGACAGGCGTTGGGGTTGGAAAACCCACTGTGAATGTTCATCTACCATCATCTACCCCGCTTCCAGAGATCAATATGCTCGCATAGCCATGATCGACGCTCCAACTCCCACGGTCACTCGTGGGGCCCATACTTGCCATCCCCAACAACAACTGTTGTTCCGTGTTCCCCAAGACCCCAAGAAGATGATACTCTGGGcctccatcccatcccaaCAGCTTCACGGAGGCCCCAACTGCCACATGAGGGGGATCGGGTGacgggggggggggggggggggggggaagaaCGAGCACAGGCACAACTACGCAAAACATCACTCCTCGATGAAGGCCAGCAGACGGCGCCTCCGAGCACGTGTCTCTTCCAACGCTCCCCTTGTTTTTGGGTCACCACAACACATCTCCATATCCTTGCAAAGTCACCCGTGCCGACGCGGCTCGTGTGATCGATTCGAAAATCAATCGGGGTCGGGTTGTCGGATATCCCCCCACTCTTGCATCGGCTGGAGGTTAGTTGGCCCGAAGCGGCGACAAGAGGTGTGTGCCGTGCCGTGACTAACTGAGCTGCAGTCATAGGATGCTTTTCCCGAGATTGGCCGCAGGTACTATGACGAGGCGGCACTGGAGTGCGATCGAGCATTCCTGCGCGCAAGGCTCCTGGCCTGCTGACAAAAGGCCACAAGACCACACGGACATGGAGATTGACCGGGGGAAAGTTCCATTCTACCAAGCTCACGAGGACGTTGAAGTGGGCATCGGGTGCTCCGATGATACAACGTGGCTCCCGACCCGACCTCCGAGTGGAGCTCCACATATCCGAGACAGTGTATTGTGAGATCAAAGGGCCTCCACACGGCCCCGAGCATGGTGAAGGATAGATGCAACGGAGGCCGCGAGATGCATGGATGCGGCGCCGGCGTAGAGAGCGCTTCCGTTAGTGAAAAGTCGGGCAATGACTACAAGGATATAAAACACTGCTGTTAGCTGCTGAAGACCCCATCAGCCTCTCCATTTCAAGTGAGTCACAGCCTCGGCAGGccacacccacccaccTACCGATATCGTCAATCGGCGACTATTTCAAGGTGGCTTGCGGTTATTCTTCTCCGGCCCTTTCTCCCCCTTGCCCATCTGTCACTCTTACTCACACCTCCAGCCATGACCAAGTACTCCGAGTCCTACTGCGACGTCCTCATTGTGGGTGCTGGCCCCGCCGGCCTGATGGCCGCCCGCGTCCTCTCCCAATACGTCCGCGAGAACCCCGACCTCAAGGTCCGCATCATCGACAAACGCTCCACCAAGGTGTACAACGGCCAGGCCGACGGATTGCAATGCCGCACCATTGAGTCGCTCAAgaacctcggcctcgccgacaagattctcgaggaggccaacgACATGTCGTCGATTGCGCTTTACAACCCAGACGCCAGCGGCAAGATCCACCGCACCGACCGTATCCCCGACACTCTCCCCGGCATCTCGCGGTACCAccaggtcgtcctccaccaGGGCCGCATTGAGCGTCACATCCTCGA
Above is a genomic segment from Cutaneotrichosporon cavernicola HIS019 DNA, chromosome: 1 containing:
- a CDS encoding uncharacterized protein (HpcH/HpaI aldolase/citrate lyase family), with product MTTSHPTAAMAKRTYLKNALDRGEAGIGMWLTMPGGQLAKTIATIPGFNWILIDAEHGAITDADYYDLNQHITAEGISPIIRIPADEPWMIKRALDSGAHGIMVPMCHDGEQAARIASASKYAPQGTRGCGSPFTQQIFGVPEATYEAECNANLVTIVQIESAAGVENVQAIAATKDIDVLFVGPFDLAKSMDVPFGGEEHEAAIASVLKATHAAGKKAAIFCMDGAQAARRIDQGFDAASIATDTDSLMREFARQLDAVGQRKTKKNKA
- a CDS encoding uncharacterized protein (FMN-dependent dehydrogenase family protein) — translated: MNRLQCPDPRVVSIADLQREGTRKLGKMYGEYYNEGSMDLITLNDNSAAFDRVRLRPRVCVDVSAVDMSTECFGTQVSMPLGFSPAAFHALAHPSGEVGTSRAAAKAGINMVLSTYATASVSDVTAQGRGNAYGMQLSMVVDWDSNLHIVRNAERAGCRALVLTVDCACLGRRLNEYRNEFCLPPTLQLPNLPPGVDVHNPVAGNDPRSSYDNAFTWDKVKRLIASTSMPVYLKGILTAEDAILAANAGATGVIVSNHGGRQLDGALATFDALEGVANAVKGRIEVHLDGGIRRGSDIFKAIALGADHCWVGRVPIWGLAYDGEDGVSLGLKILRDELLITMSLCGCRTLKDIRRSHLARMQADGTWAALADFRRSELAVLRETEQVAKL
- the HQD2 gene encoding uncharacterized protein (Catechol dioxygenase N terminus) codes for the protein MSNFDFSAYTDLVIKATGDKASPRVKEAMPILIRKVHEFLIEADVTTEEWLAACNLLVEAGQVSSDKRNEVVLVTDILGIESLVNTLDQTRSQRKGLPDNEDATFSAILGPFYRAGVPVQENGTTIIRQAEEGAPYTHLFGTIHDADGKPLPNALVDIWHDAPDGLYDAQTPEKPEYHCRGRFRTDENGRYDTVCLKPTPYPIPYDFSAGKLLKLLDRHPYRPAHIHFWIEAPGHRTLVTQIFDRQSDYLKDDSVFAVKDNLIVDFKPIPKDYQAPAGLENRMVHELQQDFHLQRA